The nucleotide sequence ACTTTATAATTTCTGTCCTTTTCATAAAGGTATCTCTAACATCTTGATTCGTTATAAGATCAACATACCTCTGTCTGTATCTTAAATCTGGATCTTTAAGTCCATGCCACTTTTCTGGTAATGGTCTAAGAGATTTAGCTACAAGCTCAAAATCAGTTATGTGTATTGATATTTCTCCCGTTTTAGTTTTAAATACTCTTCCAGTTACTGATAAAATATCCCCTATATCAAAACTCTTGTATTCTTTTAGCCTTTCTTCTCCTACATCATCTATTCTTATGTAAAGCTGAATTTTTCCGTATCTGTCATACAAATCTGAAAACCCAGCCTTACCATGAACTCTTTTAGAGATAAGTCTGCCTGCCACTGTAACAGTTTTTTGCTCTAATTCATCATAATTATCTTTTATTTGTTTAGATGTATGAGTTCTTTCAACTTTATATATATCAAAAGGATCCTTCCCATCTTTTTGAAGATTAAAGAACTTTTCTCTCCTCTCATTTATAAGTGCATTAAAGTTTTTTTCTAATTTATTTAAATTTTTTTCCTCTTTTGACATTTCTTAAAACCTCCATTATTATCTTCTTATGTCAAGTATTTTATACCTACTAACCCCGTCTGGTACCTGAACTTCAACTATATCTCCAACTTTTTTTCCAATGAGACTCCCTCCAACTGGTGATTCATTCGATATTTTATTGTTCATAGGATCTGCTTCGGCTGAACCAACCATTGTATATTCAACTTCTTCATCAAATTCATAATCTTTAACCTTAACTTTAGATCCAATATTTACAACATCCAGTGGTACCTCATTTTCATCTATTACAGTCGCATTTTTTAACATCTTTTGAAGTTGAGCAATTTTCCCCTCTACAAATGCTTGTTCATTTTTGGCTTCATCATATTCCGAATTCTCACTTATATCCCCAAAAGAAAGTGCTACCTTAATTTTTTCAGTTATCTCTTTTCTTTTAGTTGTCTTTAGATATTCTAATTCTCCTTCAAGTTTCCTTACACCCTCATAAGTCATCATATATTCTTTTACCTGATTCATATTTATCTCCCCTTCAATTTAAATATGGCATAATCACAATAACTACATTAGGCATACTTTAATTAAACACATCTCATCAATCACATTTAGGTAATTATAAAACAAGCTTTCTTATAATGTCAATCTTTGAAATTTAAATCAGACAATTTATAATATCTATTCTACTGAAAGTTTATTATTCCAGAATTTAATCTTATTATTAATCTATTCTGCATTAATCTCAAAAATACACTTATTATTTTTTAATTCAAATTGAGTTTTTATATTCGGTCAATATCTTTATTACATTTTTACTACTCTTCTCCGAATTAATCATATCCTTAACCTTTTTATTGTCTTTAAATCCCTTTAAATACCATCCTATATGCTTTCTCATCTCTCTTACAGCTTTATCCTCACCATTATATTTTATAGCACTTTCATAGTGTTTTATACAAATATCAATTTTTTCACTAAATCCAGGGTGAAAAACCTTTTTATTACTTAGTCCGGCATTTATCTCTTTAAATATCCATGGATTCCCCATAGATCCACGCCCGACCATTATGGCATCACAGCCAGTTATTGTAAACAAGTTTTTTGCGCTATCGAAGTCCACTACATCCCCATTACCTATAACAGGAACAGATACGGCCATTTTAACCTTTCTTATTATACTCAAATCAGATTTTCCTTCATACATCTGCTCCCTTGTTCTACCATGAACAGCAATAGCATCTATACCCGCTTCTTCAAGAGCTTTTGCAAATTCAACAGCATTAACATCATTACGATCAAATCCTTTTCTAATCTTTACAGTTATGGGCTTAATAGATGCCTTTTTCATCTCTTTTACTATTTTAATTGCTAATCCTGGATTCTTCATAAGAGCAGAACCTTCACCATTCTTAACAATTTTAGGTGCAGGACATCCCATGTTTACATCTAAAATGCATACTTCCTCATTATCATTAAACAACTCACAGCATTCAGCCATTACTAATGGGTCATTTCCAAATAATTGCACAGCAATAGGAGCTTCTTTTTCTGAAACCTTCAGCATCTTAAATGTTTTTTTATTGTTTTCTATAAGTGCCTTTGCACTTACCATCTCTGAATAAACAAGTCCAGCCCCCATTTCTATACATATTTCTCTAAAAGGCATATCTGTTACTCCTGCCATAGGTGCCAAAAAAATATTATTTTTAAATTCTAAATTCTGTATTTTCATTATATTCCCTGCTCTTTATTTTTATCATATATTATTCTAAGCCCTTTTAAAGTTAATATTGGATCTATTAAATCAATACTTCTAGATTCCTCATTTATTAATTTAGCAAGACCGCCCGTTGCAACTACAAGAGGGTTTTCACCGAATTCCATCATCTCTTTTTTCATTCTGCACACAATGTAGTCTACCTGGCCAATATATCCATATACAATTCCAGCTTGTATACTTGATATAGTATTTTTACATATGACCCTTTTCGGTTTTATCAATTCTACTTTAGGAAGTTTGGCCGCTCTTTCAAACAATGCATCAGAAGCTATCTGTACTCCAGGACAAATAGTTCCACCTAAGTAATCTCCATTTTCAGTAAGAGCACAAAACGTAGTAGCAGTTCCAAAATCTATTATTATAGCTGGCTTCTTGTAAATTTCATGGACTGCTACAGCATTAACTATTCTGTCAGCTCCAACTTCTTTTGGATTATCATATTTTATATTTATTCCAGTTTTAATTCCAGGACCTACTACTATAGGGTATATCTCAAAATACTTTATTATTGCATGTTCAAGTGAATACATGATATCAGGAACTACAGATGATATTATAACACCCTCTACATCTGAAATATCAAGTTTATTATGTAAAAATAACTGTATTATTTGCGTTCCATACTCATCTGCAGTCATCTTCGAAGCAGTTGATAATCTCCAATCTGCAATTAGTTTATCCTCTTTATAAACTCCAAGAACAATATTTGTATTACCTACGTCTAAAACTAAAATCACCAAATACACCACCTTTTATACATAAAAACAAAAACTTTCTATTATATACATAATTAAAGAGCAGCTCTTAAAGCTGCCCCAAAGTTGTTAATTCTTTACCATAGTTTATTAACTTAATTCTATCAGCTGAATTCTATTTGTCAAGCTTGCTTATAGATTCTTTTTGTTACTGGTTTTTTCCATAAATTTATCACTATTTACTATGTATCTTGAATGCATTCCTTCTCCAACTTTTTCACTTTCATCCCAAACTTCAACCTTAAAGGTTAATGCCTTTCTGTCTATCTTTGTTAAAACAGCTTCACATCTTACCTTCATGCCAAGTGGAGTTGATTTTAAGTGCTTTACATTAAGCTCTATTCCGACCGTCGTATATCCACATGGAAGATGAAGATCAACACAACTTCTCGAAGTTTCCTCCATTAACGTTATCATTGCTGGTGTGGCAAATACATCCAAAACTCCAGATCCCATTTTACTAGCAAGATCATTTTCTGTAACCTGCATTTCTTTAGCTGATGTCATTCCCTCTTTTAAATTGAACTCCATTATATCATCTCACTTTACTAAAATTTTAAAAGTTATAAAATATATAATAATTATAACATAAGCAATTCTCAATTCTAAGTTTTATTTATAAAAAAGCAACCCGGAAGATTCCGGACTGCTCAAAATATTTGTATTGATTTTTATCAATCTATGCATTTTGCAAATCAGCATTTGAAAATATTTCTTGAAATTCATCAGCTTCAAGCTTTTCCTTTTCAAGAAGAGCTTTTGCAACAGCATGAAGTTTAGGTTTATTTTCAGTAAGAAGTTTTTCTGCTTCTTTATATCCATCATCTATGAGTTTCTTTATTTCTCTATCTATCTCAAATGCAACTTCTTCACTAAAGTTTCTTCCCTTTCCTAAGTCTCTGCCTAAGAATACTTCTTCATGTCCAGAACCAAATGCTATAGGGCCAAGATCACTCATTCCATAATCCATTACCATTTTCTTGGCTATAGTAGTTGCTCTTTCAATATCATTTTTAGCTCCAGTACTTATGTCTCCTATAATCAGTTTTTCAGAAACTCTTCCTCCAAGTAAACCTACTATTTCATCCTCTAGTTTAGTTTTTGACATATAAGAACTATCTTTCTCAGGAAGATGCATTGTATAACCTCCAGCCATTCCTCTTGGAATTATGCTTACCTGATGTACAGGATCCGCAGTAGGCAAAAGCTGCATTACTACTGCATGCCCTGCCTCATGATATGCTGTAAGTCTCCTATCTTCTTCATCTATAACCCTACTTTTCTTTTCTGGTCCAGCTATAACTCTAGTAACAGCCTCTTCAAGCTCATCCATACTTATCTTATCTCTATCTTTTCTAACAGCAAGTAATGCTGACTCATTCATCAAGTTTTCAAGATCAGCTCCTGTAAACCCGGGTGTTCTCTTGGCAAGCACATCTAATTTCACTTCATCGGAAAGTGGTTTATTCCTTGAGTGCACTTTTAAAATCTCTTCTCTTCCTTTTACATCCGGTGCCCCAACTAATATCTGCCTATCAAATCTTCCAGGCCTTAATAATGCTGGATCCAATATATCTGGTCTATTGGTTGCCGCTATCATTATTATACCTTCATTTGCACCAAATCCATCCATTTCTA is from Clostridium fermenticellae and encodes:
- the greA gene encoding transcription elongation factor GreA; protein product: MNQVKEYMMTYEGVRKLEGELEYLKTTKRKEITEKIKVALSFGDISENSEYDEAKNEQAFVEGKIAQLQKMLKNATVIDENEVPLDVVNIGSKVKVKDYEFDEEVEYTMVGSAEADPMNNKISNESPVGGSLIGKKVGDIVEVQVPDGVSRYKILDIRR
- a CDS encoding type III pantothenate kinase, with protein sequence MILVLDVGNTNIVLGVYKEDKLIADWRLSTASKMTADEYGTQIIQLFLHNKLDISDVEGVIISSVVPDIMYSLEHAIIKYFEIYPIVVGPGIKTGINIKYDNPKEVGADRIVNAVAVHEIYKKPAIIIDFGTATTFCALTENGDYLGGTICPGVQIASDALFERAAKLPKVELIKPKRVICKNTISSIQAGIVYGYIGQVDYIVCRMKKEMMEFGENPLVVATGGLAKLINEESRSIDLIDPILTLKGLRIIYDKNKEQGI
- the dusB gene encoding tRNA dihydrouridine synthase DusB, with amino-acid sequence MKIQNLEFKNNIFLAPMAGVTDMPFREICIEMGAGLVYSEMVSAKALIENNKKTFKMLKVSEKEAPIAVQLFGNDPLVMAECCELFNDNEEVCILDVNMGCPAPKIVKNGEGSALMKNPGLAIKIVKEMKKASIKPITVKIRKGFDRNDVNAVEFAKALEEAGIDAIAVHGRTREQMYEGKSDLSIIRKVKMAVSVPVIGNGDVVDFDSAKNLFTITGCDAIMVGRGSMGNPWIFKEINAGLSNKKVFHPGFSEKIDICIKHYESAIKYNGEDKAVREMRKHIGWYLKGFKDNKKVKDMINSEKSSKNVIKILTEYKNSI
- a CDS encoding thioesterase family protein; protein product: MEFNLKEGMTSAKEMQVTENDLASKMGSGVLDVFATPAMITLMEETSRSCVDLHLPCGYTTVGIELNVKHLKSTPLGMKVRCEAVLTKIDRKALTFKVEVWDESEKVGEGMHSRYIVNSDKFMEKTSNKKNL
- the ftsH gene encoding ATP-dependent zinc metalloprotease FtsH; translation: MKKFSSATAWVIVFVLVILAAMMLVRTNETSTTINFDQFQKDWLGNNIRSFQVKEDKMTVVGTLKDGTQYETIVPSERLFQFIGENPKNGTVKEIYAKPATIPMWVQYLPTILLILILVAFWFMFMQQSQGGGGNRGVMNFGKSRAKMATPENKKKVTFADVAGADEEKAELAEIVDFLKQPKKYIEMGARIPKGVLLVGPPGTGKTLLAKAIAGEAGVPFFSISGSDFVEMFVGVGASRVRDLFDQAKKNSPCIVFIDEIDAVGRQRGAGLGGGHDEREQTLNQLLVEMDGFGANEGIIMIAATNRPDILDPALLRPGRFDRQILVGAPDVKGREEILKVHSRNKPLSDEVKLDVLAKRTPGFTGADLENLMNESALLAVRKDRDKISMDELEEAVTRVIAGPEKKSRVIDEEDRRLTAYHEAGHAVVMQLLPTADPVHQVSIIPRGMAGGYTMHLPEKDSSYMSKTKLEDEIVGLLGGRVSEKLIIGDISTGAKNDIERATTIAKKMVMDYGMSDLGPIAFGSGHEEVFLGRDLGKGRNFSEEVAFEIDREIKKLIDDGYKEAEKLLTENKPKLHAVAKALLEKEKLEADEFQEIFSNADLQNA